A genomic window from Clostridia bacterium includes:
- a CDS encoding terminase small subunit, whose product VKERIKAAELLGRRYSLFTDKVDLDGNVGIQIIDDISSDADAED is encoded by the coding sequence GTAAAGGAACGAATAAAAGCTGCTGAACTGTTAGGCAGAAGGTATTCCTTATTTACAGATAAAGTGGACCTTGATGGCAATGTAGGGATACAGATAATAGATGATATAAGTAGTGATGCAGATGCAGAGGATTAG